The Pyxidicoccus sp. MSG2 DNA segment CGAATACGACCTCAGCAACGTGGTGGGGCGTCTGACGAACGTCTCCATCAGCGTCACCAGCAACGTGCGCCCCTTCTTCGAGATTGGCCGCCGCTATCCCACGCACCTGCGGCCCGGCATCGTCCAGGTGTCCGGCACCGCCGAGCGCGGCCACGTGAACGGCGCGCTGCTCCGGCTCCTGCTCGGAGACGGCGCGGCGAGCCCGCCCTCGTCGCCGAACTTCGTGCAGCCCTCGTTCAACATCATCTCCACGCTCAAGGACCCGGCCCGGCCCACCCAGCAGTCCCGGGTGACCATCTTCGGGGTGAGGTTCGACAGCTGGAACTACGCCATCCCCAGTGACTCCTTCGTGATGGAGAAGGTGACGTTCCAGGCCCTGCGCGTGGCCTTCGAGGAAAGCTAGCGCTCTTCGCGGGAGAGGTGACGGGAGTGAGAAACCCGATGCATGCAACCCCGGGGGAGAGCCCTGGTGGGAACGGGGCCTCGGCGGACGGAGGGCTGCTGTCCGCCCATGACCTGCTGGCGGGCAGCGCGCTCGTCCATGAGGTGGCGGTGCCCGCCCAGGTGCTGAGGCCGGGGAGCACCGTGGAGCCGGGCAGGGCGGGCGGGCACGTGAAGCTGCGGCCCCTGCGCATCGCCACGCTGGCCCTCATCCTGAAGGCGTCGCGCGAGGAGCCCTCCCTGGTGCCCCTCCTGATGGTCAAGGAGTCGCTGGTGGAGCCCGCGCTCCAACTGGAGCAGATCCGCCAGTTGCACGCGGGGCTCGTGCACTTCCTGGTGGCGCGCATCAACCTCATCTCGGGCCTGGACACGGACGGGGACGGGGCGCAGAGCGTCGCCTCTTCTCCGCTCGGACAGTCACACCTCCTGCTGGCGAAGCACTTCGGGTGGACGCCCCAGCAGGTCGCGGAACTGACACCGGGGCAGGTGGCGGTGTACCTCGCCGGCATCGAGCGGTTGCTCGCGCTGGATGCGGCCCGGGAGCGGGGAGGCCGGGAGTGAGTCTGGAGCGGCAGACGGAGAAGGTCCTCCGGGTGGCGGAAGCGCTGTTCCGCCAGCCCCTCGTGTCCGCGTTTCCCCTGCCAGGGGAGCTCGCCGACGGGGACCTCCACGCGCGGCTGGAGCGCGTCCTGTCGCGGGCGCTTCAGGGCGGCGCGGCCCCTGCCGAAGCTTCGCCTCCCTCCGAGCCGGTACGCCAGCGACTGAGCGCGCCCGACGCACGTCCCGACCTCCGGGGAACCGCGGGCGCGTTCCCTCGGGCTCGATCCGCGGTGCCGCTCGCGGCTTCCTCCGGGTTCAACGAAGCGGCGACGCTCCAACTGCCGGAGCCCGCGGGCATGGCGGCCCACGCAACGCACGTGGGAGCGTCGTCGTGGTCTCCTGGCGAGGGGAGCGGCCTTCCACGAGGGAATGCGGCACTCCAAGGGTCGCTGGAGTCCGACGTCCGAGCGCGTGCTCCCGCACCGTCCACGAACTTCCCGGAGCGAGGGACGGTGGCTGGAAGCCTCGGCTTCCCCTCCGTGCCGATGCACCGCACGCCCGCTCCGACAGTTGACGCGCTGGTGGAGCAGGCGCGTCCGTTCACGCTCACTCCTGTCGTGTCGGCGGAGCGTGCCGCTCAGGCTCCCGTCGCATCCGCGATGCCTTCCCCGCGCTCGCTGCTCACGGAGCGCGCCGTCTTCGAGGAGGGCCCACGGCCCGTGAGTGGCGAAGGGGCTTCGGGCTCGCGGTCCGTCCGCATGGTCTCGTCGCCGGCCGAGCTGGCGGCGCTGCTGCGCTCTCACGTCGATGCTCCCGAAGCCCTTCCTCCGAGGCCGCCTGGCCGCGACGCGGCTCCAGAGGCAGCGGTCGTCGCGGGCCCCGGTCCTGCCCGCGCGAGCCCCGGCGTGCACGTCCCCGAGCCGGTCTCCCTGCCGGAGGTGTCCTTCACGGGGCCGGCTCGTGAAGGAGGGGCGGGCGGTGCGGCGGAGGAGCTGCTGTTGGACAAGCTGCTCGACAGGTTCCAGGACCGGCTGAGGGAGGAGTCGATCCGGCGCTTCGGGCTCAGCGGTGGGGATCTCTGATGGCGCTCGAACTGGCGGGCATTCCCCTGGACAAGCTCATCAGGGTGGAGGTGCGCGAGCGGGCCCGCTTCGTGCGCCATTCCGTGCCTGGCCTCAGCGGCGAGCTGACCCAGGACCTCGGGCGGCCCGGCGTGGCCGTGGCCTTCCAGGGCATCTTCCTGGGCGCGGAGGCCGCCGACAGGCTCAAGGAGCTGCGGGACAAGTACCTCGCCCGCGAGCCGGTGGACTTCCTGTGCGAGGCCGTTGGCGAGGGGTACTTCACCCAGGTCGTCATCGACACTTTACAGGTGGTGCAGCGGGCGGGCTTCGTCGACCAGTTCGACTACGTCTGCGAGGTGGCGGAGTACGTGCCTCCACCGCCGCCCGCGGTCGCCAATCCCCTCGGGGACCTCGACGCCAGCATCCTCGATGAAGCCGCCGGGATGATGGACGACGTCCAGAACGCCATCGGCCAGGTCGCAGACCTGGCGAACCTCCTCGCCGGAGCCTCCGACTACGGCAACCCCACCACGCGGCTGCCGGGGATGCTCACGTCCTTCACCGAAGCGGCAGGCCCCGCCACCACGACGCTGAGCTCCATTGCAGGGCTTCTCTGAGAGGGAGTCCCCGGGATGAGCGCCACAGCCGACCTACCGACGCTGGAAGGGGCGAGCACCGCCAGCCTGAACGTTGGCAATGGCCTCACCGGCTTCCTGAACGTGCTGGGCTCCCTGAACTCGGGCCCCTCGTCGCCGCTGGGGGGCGTCACCTCGGCCATGGAGGGGCTCGAGGCCACCCTGCACATCGACGTCTCCGGAATCTCGGAGCGGCTCCCCCAGGCGCTCACCACCATCCGCAACGCGCTGCCCGCGGACAGCCTGCGGTACGTGGAGGAAATCGAGCAGGCCTACAGCGAGCTGATGCGGTTCCTGCAGGACAGCGACGTGGTGAAGCAGATCCAGGCCGGCTCCAGCCTGGAGCAGACCGCCATGGCGCTGGTCGGGGACCTGCTGGGCCTCTTCCAGACTCGCCTGGGTGACCTCGCCGCGAACCTCATCGGCGAAGAGGAGCTGACGCGCGTCCGCGAGGCCCTCCAGCTCATCGACGAGCTGCGGACCAACTACGCCGGCAACAGCGCGGAGCTGCTGCCGTTCCTCAGTCGCAACCTCGTGGGCGTGGCGCCGGACCTGCTCCAGGACGTGACGGCGCACGTGAATTCGGCGCTCGCCGTCGTGGCGCCCCTGTCCGACGCCAACCTGGCCACGGCGGTGAACCCGGCCCGGGCGGCCATCGCCGCGGCGTTCCAGGAGGTGGCCCAGGCCATCAAGGACTTCGACCCGGCCAACGTGGCCCTGTACGGCGCGCTGGAGCTGAAGCTCCAGGGCCTGCGGACCGCGTTCGACTCGGGCTTCGACACCCTGGAGGACTTCTACTCGGCCCTCCAGACGGTGGTGGAGAGCCACGCCTGGGACACCGTCTTCACCACCTACCGGGACCTGCTCGAGGCGCTGCCGCTCGACGCAATCCCCACCGTCGACGACGCGGTGGACCAGCTCGCCGAGGTGCTGAACGAGTTCCTGGCCCGGCTGACGATGGTGTTCTCGCCGGAGGACCTCGCGGAGCGCATCACCCGGCTGTCCACCAGCATCCAGGAGAGCTTCGCCCAGTCGCCGCTGGGGCAGGCGCGCAGCATCCTGATCGGGTTCATCGACAGGATTCGCCAGGCCATCGAGGAGGTGCCCACCGAGCAGGTGCAGGCGGCGGTGGAGGCCATGCTCGTGCGGGTCAAGCAGGAGCTGGACGACCTCGGCATCAGCTCCATCCGTGCCTCCATCGAGGAGGCCTTCCAGGACGCGCAGAAGTTCATCGACGACGAGCTCGACTCCGGGCTGCTCACCCAGGTGGAGCAGGGCCTCGCGGACGTGCTCCGGCAGCTCGAGCAGATTCCCTTCGCCGAGGTGGGCCAGGAGCTCACGTCGGCCATCGAGTCCGCCGGGTCGGTGATTCAAGAGCTGGAGGACAGCCTCGCGGAAGGCCTCGAGGAGATCCGCTCGCTCCTCGCCCGGCTGGACGACCTGAGCTTCAAGCCGGTCGCCGACGAGGTCATCGAGGAGATCGACACCCTCAAGACGAAGCTGCAGTCCATCCGCCCCGACGCCCTCTCCGACGCGGAGAAGCTCGCCATCCAGGCTGGCCTCGCGCTGCTGCGCGCCATCGACCTGGAGGGGATGATCAACACCCAGCTCAAGAACGGGTTCGCCTCACTGGGGAACGAGCTCAAGGGGCTCATCAACCAGATCATCGCCGCATGGCAGGACTTCCGTCGCAGGCTCGGGAACTTCGACGCGGAGTCGGTGATGGGGCCGCTGAGCTCGCTCCTGGAGCAGGTCACCGGGGCCGTGCAGAAGCTCAACGGCACGACGCTGCTGGCCCCCCTCTATGAGCTGGTCGAAAGCCTGAAGGGCCGCCTCGCCGCGCTCTCGCCGGGCTCGCTCCTGAGGGTGCTCCGCGAGCCGTATGCGCAGATGATGACCGTGGTGGAGCGGGTCAACCCGGATGTCTGGGTGGCGCCCCTGCGGACGTTGTACGCGGAGATCGACAAGCTGCTCGGGTACGTGGACATCCGGCCCCTCCTCGACACGCTGGAGCAGAAGGAGAAGGAGCTCTTCGCGCAGGCACGCCAGGCCATCATCGGTGGGCTCGACAGCGTGAACCTGCCCGCGCCGCTCGACACCTTCTACGCCGCGCTCAAGAACGTCACGCTCGCCCTGACCGATGCCGTGTTCGGAGACCCGGAGGAGGGCATCCGCCAGGTCCAGCTCAGCATCCAGAACAGCATCAAGCT contains these protein-coding regions:
- a CDS encoding DNA circularization N-terminal domain-containing protein, which translates into the protein MALELAGIPLDKLIRVEVRERARFVRHSVPGLSGELTQDLGRPGVAVAFQGIFLGAEAADRLKELRDKYLAREPVDFLCEAVGEGYFTQVVIDTLQVVQRAGFVDQFDYVCEVAEYVPPPPPAVANPLGDLDASILDEAAGMMDDVQNAIGQVADLANLLAGASDYGNPTTRLPGMLTSFTEAAGPATTTLSSIAGLL